From Mycolicibacterium nivoides, a single genomic window includes:
- a CDS encoding SDR family NAD(P)-dependent oxidoreductase: MTNDLTFDFTGATALITGGTSGIGHVTALRLRDAGAAVTVTGTKPDPSHYSVELDGLSYRQLDVTDVDGTGELAAEFSTLDILVNNAGANFPGGLDESTAPGFEASVNVNLLAPFRLTTALRGALKCSTAAGGASVVMMASMAAIRAVAMVPGYGAAKAGVLSLTRNLAAQWAPDGIRVNAVAPGVIETPMTAPMDFVPDVKQAQVDHIPLGRFGIPAEIADAILFLCTRSASYCTGSAFVVDGGYSVQ; encoded by the coding sequence ATGACGAACGACCTGACCTTCGACTTCACCGGGGCCACCGCGCTGATCACCGGTGGCACGAGCGGGATCGGGCATGTCACGGCGCTGCGGTTGCGCGACGCCGGCGCAGCGGTGACCGTCACGGGTACCAAACCCGATCCCTCCCACTATTCGGTAGAACTCGACGGCCTGTCCTATCGGCAGCTCGACGTGACGGATGTGGACGGAACCGGTGAGCTCGCAGCCGAATTCTCGACTCTGGACATCCTCGTCAACAACGCCGGCGCCAACTTCCCGGGTGGCCTGGACGAGTCGACGGCCCCGGGCTTCGAGGCCTCTGTAAACGTCAATCTCCTGGCCCCGTTTCGGCTGACGACAGCGCTGCGCGGCGCCCTCAAGTGCTCAACGGCTGCCGGCGGTGCCAGCGTGGTGATGATGGCGTCAATGGCGGCGATTCGTGCCGTGGCAATGGTGCCCGGTTATGGCGCGGCCAAGGCGGGTGTCCTGTCACTGACCCGCAACCTGGCAGCACAGTGGGCGCCTGACGGAATCCGGGTCAACGCGGTGGCGCCCGGGGTGATCGAGACACCGATGACCGCCCCGATGGACTTTGTCCCCGACGTGAAGCAGGCACAGGTCGACCACATTCCCCTGGGCCGCTTCGGAATTCCGGCCGAGATCGCCGATGCCATCTTGTTTCTGTGCACCCGCAGTGCGTCGTACTGCACGGGTTCCGCCTTCGTCGTAGACGGCGGCTATAGCGTGCAGTAG